Proteins from one Salmo salar chromosome ssa07, Ssal_v3.1, whole genome shotgun sequence genomic window:
- the si:dkey-219e21.4 gene encoding E3 ubiquitin-protein ligase TRIM62 translates to MADKDLITDDQRLEVSPGSLLSVQSGAMDPPVEYQAVLQDGTLSLVPLDSHATGEGMVQPYPRSPKLLRKVAASRNLSEEELSRRLEELQSERTRTKAHIQSLKKRKADLSRSTEVMKHQVRERVEGMRAALQRDQQAMVDSLELDRIETSARLDHVLKGWDQHLGQVQRSITTTQKSLGRTWTGGDKQNLPDNLSHKKPDASEAEIRLNEERFEKLLKTLRSFYKDLKAQLQRKTLLLDSFPVMMDRQTCHSKITVTGEGRVMCFSDFAQSSPEHPLQFDKVCCALGSVAVTTGQRYWEADVRCCSAWAVGVAYGCLDRKGRDKGAKLGRNRNSWCVELRHGRLSAWHNDRHVSCSASGRGVPGRVGVWVHYEKGKLAFYDAETMKVLQEFSAALTTVFDRVHHQFTEPLYPAFSFLRPSEGQVWPSHMEIRDINTPIAIHKCQ, encoded by the exons ATGGCAGATAAGGACCTAATAACCGATGACCAGAGACTGGAAGTGTCCCCTGGCTCTTTGCTCTCAGTCCAGAGTGGTGCCATGGATCCCCCTGTAGAATATCAGGCAGTGCTACAGGATGGCACTCTCTCCCTGGTCCCCCTGGACAGTCACGCCACTGGAGAGGGGATGGTTCAGCCGTACCCTCGCTCCCCAAAGCTGCTCCGCAAGGTGGCGGCATCCAGAAATCTCTCCGAG GAGGAGCTGTCCAGACGCCTGGAGGAACTGCAGTCAGAAAGAACCAGAACTAAGGCCCACATTCAATCTCTGAAGAAACGCAAGGCTGATCTCTCT AGGAGCACAGAGGTGATGAAGCACCAGGTGAGGGAGAGGGTCGAGGGCATGAGGGCTGCCCTGCAGAGAGACCAGCAGGCCATGGTGGACTCTCTGGAGCTGGACCGCATAGAGACCAGCGCCAGACTAGACCATGTCTTGAAGGGCTGGGACCAGCACCTAGGACAGGTCCAGAGGAGCATCACCACTACCCAGAAATCCCTGGGGCGGACTTGGACAGGGGGCGATAAACAG AATCTTCCTGACAATCTcag CCATAAGAAGCCAGATGCTTCCGAAGCAGAGATCCGGCTGAACGAAGAGAGGTTTGAGAAGCTTCTGAAAACCCTACGCTCCTTTTACAAGGACCTGAAGGCCCAGCTTCAGAGGAAGACACTGTTGCTGG ATTCTTTCCCAGTGATGATGGACAGGCAGACCTGCCATAGCAAGATCACAGTGACGGGAGAAGGACGAGTCATGTGCTTCTCTGACTTCGCCCAGTCTTCTCCAGAGCACCCTCTCCAGTTCGACAAGGTCTGCTGTGCCCTGGGCTCTGTTGCCGTGACAACGGGCCAACGCTACTGGGAGGCCGACGTCCGCTGCTGCTCTGCCTGGGCTGTGGGCGTGGCCTACGGCTGCCTGGACAGGAAGGGGCGGGACAAAGGCGCCAAGCTGGGGCGGAACAGAAACTCATGGTGTGTGGAGCTCAGGCATGGCCGTCTCTCCGCCTGGCACAACGACAGGCACGTGTCGTGCTCCGCCAGCGGGCGAGGGGTGCCAGGTAGGGTGGGCGTGTGGGTGCACTACGAGAAGGGAAAGCTGGCGTTCTACGATGCCGAGACTATGAAGGTCCTGCAGGAGTTCTCTGCAGCCCTGACGACCGTGTTTGATAGGGTGCATCATCAGTTCACTGAGCCCCTGTACCCTGCGTTCTCGTTCCTAAGACCATCAGAGGGACAGGTGTGGCCCAGCCATATGGAGATACGGGACATCAACACTCCCATAGCGATCCATAAATGTCAATAA